In Azospirillum ramasamyi, the following are encoded in one genomic region:
- a CDS encoding sulfite exporter TauE/SafE family protein yields MDDLLLRIIIFAVVGLISGFVAGLFGIGGGTVRMPIFIYLFPWLGVAHPVMMHVAAATSLALIIPSAITSTRKHYKLGDLDMKLFKTWAIGLLIGVAIGSILLPFSSTEILQALFSIYIILVGLYIAFSHGRFCFGQEPPKGAKMVGISSVVGFIAAMTGTAGGTLTTPILSAFNMRLERAIAISAATGLITGTVGAIGYIIGGWNAKDLPSYSLGYVDIIIFLVMMPTVSIAAPIGVSVSHKMNEKTLQITYAILLIVIGADLLRRLYV; encoded by the coding sequence ATGGATGACCTCCTGCTACGCATCATCATTTTCGCAGTGGTTGGTCTGATATCCGGCTTTGTCGCGGGCCTGTTCGGTATCGGCGGAGGCACCGTCCGCATGCCGATCTTCATCTATTTGTTCCCCTGGCTCGGCGTCGCCCATCCGGTGATGATGCATGTAGCAGCCGCGACCTCACTGGCACTCATCATACCGAGCGCAATCACGTCGACCCGCAAGCACTACAAGCTCGGCGATCTCGATATGAAGCTATTCAAAACGTGGGCTATCGGCCTTCTTATCGGCGTTGCCATTGGGTCGATCCTGCTGCCATTCAGTTCAACCGAAATTCTGCAAGCCCTGTTCTCGATCTATATCATTCTGGTAGGTTTATACATCGCGTTCAGTCATGGGCGCTTTTGCTTCGGTCAGGAACCGCCGAAGGGGGCAAAGATGGTTGGTATCTCCTCGGTTGTCGGCTTCATCGCTGCGATGACCGGCACCGCCGGCGGCACGCTAACAACACCGATCCTCTCGGCCTTCAACATGCGTCTGGAACGTGCGATAGCGATCTCGGCCGCGACCGGTCTGATCACCGGCACGGTGGGCGCAATCGGATATATCATCGGCGGCTGGAACGCCAAGGATCTGCCGTCTTACTCGCTCGGTTATGTCGATATTATCATCTTCCTTGTGATGATGCCGACAGTCTCGATTGCCGCGCCGATCGGCGTGAGCGTCAGTCACAAGATGAACGAGAAGACATTGCAGATCACCTACGCGATCCTGCTCATTGTCATTGGCGCTGATCTTTTGCGTCGTCTTTACGTCTGA
- a CDS encoding SH3-like domain-containing protein yields MPSPSETRKIYETGSQLMPEIHQAQDWPYEVPHIRYEALIWPPHDVGGQPSAPQIFEEKEDEEWENNTYITCEVLGFRGMWNAEERRRIYANDIGLTLYYGFPYNARWIWGAAKMLVDKRYVSLLELQEKIGEIRERLGVNSERRGHATSNISAGAQTKFTTNTGSGKTGTGNRPDYGPKAPWEGTGQIRPARFKVGDRVRVKDLPAIFYTRTQKYARNMTGTIAALTYPDLLPADEAWERYDAPQDQYYIVRFQQKELWAEYPFENDTLQSEYPDFWLEAAD; encoded by the coding sequence ATGCCATCACCGAGCGAAACCCGCAAGATTTATGAAACCGGCTCCCAATTGATGCCGGAGATCCATCAAGCTCAAGATTGGCCTTACGAGGTCCCGCATATCCGATACGAGGCCCTTATATGGCCCCCACACGATGTCGGAGGGCAGCCCTCCGCGCCGCAAATATTTGAAGAAAAAGAGGACGAGGAGTGGGAGAACAACACCTACATCACCTGCGAGGTCCTCGGTTTCAGGGGCATGTGGAACGCCGAAGAAAGGCGGCGGATCTACGCCAACGATATCGGTCTGACGCTCTATTACGGCTTCCCCTACAACGCGCGCTGGATCTGGGGCGCTGCGAAGATGCTTGTCGACAAAAGATACGTCTCGCTGCTTGAGCTTCAGGAGAAAATCGGGGAGATCAGGGAACGATTGGGCGTGAACTCTGAACGCCGAGGACATGCTACGTCAAACATCAGCGCAGGCGCTCAGACCAAGTTCACCACCAACACCGGAAGTGGTAAAACCGGAACCGGGAACCGGCCCGACTATGGTCCCAAGGCTCCATGGGAAGGCACTGGTCAAATCCGGCCTGCCCGCTTCAAGGTCGGCGACCGCGTTCGCGTGAAAGATCTGCCGGCGATCTTCTACACCCGCACCCAGAAGTACGCCCGGAATATGACCGGGACGATCGCTGCCCTGACATACCCGGACCTCCTTCCTGCCGACGAAGCCTGGGAGCGATACGACGCCCCGCAGGACCAGTATTACATCGTCCGGTTTCAACAGAAAGAGCTTTGGGCGGAGTATCCGTTCGAAAACGATACCCTTCAGAGCGAATATCCGGACTTTTGGCTCGAAGCCGCGGACTGA
- a CDS encoding DDE-type integrase/transposase/recombinase, with the protein MYQIHPNARTTPAVRAAIALSAEPSGVLAKRYGVSTETIRKWRRRGVEDCQDHSARPKHLRWRASEEERAIVCELRRMTGFALDDLTFTLRHFLPHLNRDAVYRILKAEGLGRLPPPPSTKPVKEVKEFKEYDLGFLHIDIKHLPKLQVIGGLPRKRYLYVAIDRASRRVHLAVKDEETEACATAFLKEAVAAFPFTITHVLTDRGSCFTADAFEAACRALAIEHRKTKPYTPKTNGMVERFNGRIGREVLVMCIGTHQTLECLLKGYNLAYNARRQWVLDGRSPDEVVSERLKAKPELTNPTYRPPDPCSLTKTKIAAQLKVFSAKEVSQPDN; encoded by the coding sequence ATGTACCAGATCCATCCCAATGCCCGCACCACCCCGGCCGTGCGCGCCGCCATCGCCTTGTCCGCCGAGCCCTCGGGCGTGCTGGCCAAACGCTATGGCGTGAGCACCGAAACCATCCGGAAATGGCGGCGGCGGGGCGTTGAGGATTGCCAGGACCATTCCGCCCGCCCCAAGCATCTGCGGTGGCGGGCTTCGGAGGAGGAGCGCGCCATCGTCTGCGAGTTGCGCCGGATGACCGGCTTTGCGTTGGACGATCTCACCTTCACCCTGCGCCACTTCCTGCCGCATCTGAACCGCGACGCCGTTTACCGCATTCTCAAAGCCGAAGGGCTGGGCCGACTGCCACCGCCTCCGTCGACCAAACCGGTGAAAGAGGTGAAGGAGTTCAAGGAGTATGACCTCGGCTTCCTCCACATCGACATCAAGCATTTGCCCAAGTTGCAGGTTATCGGCGGCTTACCGCGCAAGCGCTACCTTTACGTCGCCATCGACCGCGCCTCACGGCGGGTTCACCTGGCGGTCAAGGACGAAGAGACCGAGGCCTGCGCCACTGCCTTTCTGAAGGAGGCCGTCGCCGCCTTTCCCTTCACGATCACCCACGTCCTGACCGATCGCGGCAGCTGCTTCACCGCCGACGCGTTTGAGGCGGCCTGTCGTGCACTTGCCATCGAGCACCGGAAGACCAAGCCCTACACCCCCAAGACCAACGGCATGGTCGAGCGCTTCAACGGCCGTATCGGGCGGGAGGTGCTGGTGATGTGTATCGGCACCCATCAGACCTTGGAGTGCCTGCTGAAAGGCTACAATCTCGCATACAACGCTCGCCGCCAATGGGTCTTGGATGGCCGATCCCCCGACGAGGTTGTGAGCGAGCGCCTGAAAGCAAAGCCGGAGCTGACCAATCCAACCTATCGACCTCCCGATCCCTGCTCTCTGACCAAAACCAAAATCGCGGCGCAGCTGAAGGTTTTTAGCGCTAAGGAGGTGTCGCAACCTGACAACTAG
- a CDS encoding HupE/UreJ family protein: MTIHRSHAIRVACAVPLVLASTCPAFAHHAMGGQLPQTFGQGLLSGFGHPVIGIDHFVFVIAVGITAALAGRLSALTLSFIAGTLAGCLVHLAGVTLPVAELVIAATVLLLGAIIATNRELPALMLAVLFAGAGLFHGWAYGESIFGAEQTPLIAYLAGFTLVQLAVAVIAGLVTRWVIASDAARPMKVRLAGAVVSGIGLALFVGHVESVLFPGIQ; encoded by the coding sequence ATGACGATCCATCGCTCTCACGCTATACGCGTCGCATGCGCAGTGCCTCTCGTTCTGGCTAGCACCTGCCCGGCATTTGCCCATCACGCGATGGGCGGTCAACTTCCGCAGACTTTCGGACAGGGCCTGCTTTCCGGCTTCGGGCATCCTGTAATCGGTATCGACCACTTCGTCTTCGTCATCGCCGTCGGCATTACAGCTGCACTTGCGGGCCGCCTCTCGGCGCTGACCCTCTCGTTCATAGCCGGAACCCTTGCCGGATGTCTCGTCCATCTCGCCGGCGTCACGCTGCCCGTAGCCGAATTGGTCATCGCCGCTACAGTGCTCCTGCTCGGAGCCATCATCGCCACAAATCGCGAGCTTCCCGCGCTCATGCTCGCCGTTCTCTTCGCTGGTGCGGGGCTCTTTCATGGGTGGGCTTACGGCGAGTCGATTTTCGGTGCGGAGCAGACGCCGCTCATCGCCTATCTCGCCGGCTTTACGCTGGTCCAGTTGGCCGTGGCAGTGATCGCCGGTCTCGTCACGCGCTGGGTGATCGCCAGTGATGCTGCCCGTCCAATGAAGGTGCGCCTGGCGGGCGCCGTCGTGTCTGGCATCGGGCTGGCGCTGTTCGTTGGACATGTTGAAAGCGTGCTGTTTCCGGGCATCCAGTGA
- the scnC gene encoding thiocyanate hydrolase subunit gamma, giving the protein MAKKQKNDGHDHQHGGHDHSAAPMVDEISDFEILELAVRELSIEKGLFTAEDHRVFSEWNDARSPAAGSRMVAKAWTDPAYKERIFADPLAASKEVGVDWSEPSGFGTTSDYMHLTVLESTPTLHYVIVCTLCSCYPRPLLGHSPYWYRAPNYRRRIVRWPRQVLAEFGLIIPPEVEVRVEDSNAKSRFMVLPVRPAGTEGWTEEQLAAIVTRDCMIGIALPRPGRTSDDPRPVHKASRPVQSGGRPTGAAP; this is encoded by the coding sequence ATGGCAAAGAAACAGAAAAATGACGGGCACGACCATCAACATGGCGGCCACGACCATTCGGCGGCGCCAATGGTCGATGAGATTTCCGACTTCGAAATTCTCGAACTTGCCGTTCGCGAGTTGTCGATCGAAAAAGGCCTCTTCACCGCCGAAGATCACCGCGTGTTTTCCGAATGGAACGACGCGAGATCGCCGGCCGCAGGCTCGCGCATGGTCGCAAAGGCCTGGACTGACCCGGCATACAAGGAGCGGATATTTGCCGATCCCCTTGCTGCCAGCAAGGAGGTCGGCGTCGACTGGAGCGAGCCAAGCGGCTTCGGGACCACAAGCGACTACATGCACCTGACCGTGCTCGAAAGCACGCCGACGCTGCATTATGTGATCGTGTGCACTCTCTGCTCATGTTACCCCAGGCCGTTGCTCGGCCACTCGCCTTATTGGTACCGTGCGCCCAACTACCGACGCAGGATCGTCCGCTGGCCGCGTCAGGTGTTGGCGGAGTTCGGTTTGATTATCCCACCCGAGGTCGAGGTGCGGGTCGAGGACTCCAACGCAAAAAGCCGCTTTATGGTCCTTCCCGTGAGGCCCGCGGGCACCGAGGGCTGGACGGAGGAACAACTCGCAGCAATCGTCACTCGCGACTGCATGATCGGCATTGCCCTGCCGCGGCCCGGCAGGACATCAGACGATCCTCGGCCGGTCCACAAGGCCAGCCGGCCGGTCCAAAGCGGGGGCAGGCCGACGGGGGCCGCGCCATGA